In Seonamhaeicola sp. S2-3, the genomic window CACAGTTTTAGATGTGTTAAATATGGAAAAACCTGAAAATTTACCTGGAATTAGCGTTTTAAAAGAAAACGAACTAGAAAATCGCGAGGGTATTTTCGGAGAAGTATATGCACATGATTTTGATACCATTGAAAATAGCATGTATTACAATATGGCCATTTTTCCTCCATATAAAATTATTGTTCCAGATCCCGTAAGAAAGAAAGATGAAGTAGTGCAATTATTTAATATAGATGAAGACCCATTTGAGGAGCATAATTTGGCGACTTCACATCCTGAAATAGTAAAAGAATTAAAACAAAAAATTAAGGCTTTTAGAGCTAAATAGAAAATTATGAAATGCACAAAGTTGTTATTTTTAGTTTCATTGGCTTTTTTTTCATGTAAAAATGAAAAAACTGAAGTCGTAAATGAAGAAGCTGCTAAACCCAATGTATTATTTATTGCTGTTGATGATTTAAATAATATGATTGGACCTATCGATAATTTTACAAATGTAAAAACCCCAAATTTTGATAGGCTTGCAGATATGGGAGTTACTTTTACAAATGCACATGTACAAGCGCCTTTATGTGGGCCATCAAGAGCTTCAATAATGACAGGTTTACGGCCATCAACCACAGGTATTTACGGCATGACACCCGATAATTCAATTCGCAGACCTGGTAATGATGCTACTAAGGATATTACCTTTTTGCCAGAGTATTTTGAACAAAATGGCTATCATACCATGGGTATAGGGAAATTATTCCATATCCATGCACCAGATAGCATGTTCAATGAATCAGGAGGGCGAGTAAAAGGATTTGGTCCTTATCCCAAAAAACGATTTGTTTGGGATGGAAGAGGTAAAGGAATTAAAGGTGTTCACGGAAAAACAAATACAGATTGGGGCGCTTTTCCAGAAAACGATACTTTAATGCCTGATCACGATTCTGCAAATTGGGCTATTAAGCGTTTACAGAGAGATTATGATACACCTTTCTTTTTAGGGCTAGGTTTTTTAAGAGTTCATGTACCATTATATGTACCACAAAAATGGTTTGATATGCATCCTTTGGATAGTATAGAAACACCTCCGTATTTAGCTGATGATTTAAAAGATATTCCACCTGTAGGATTACAAATTAATGATTTACCCATGATGCCGTCTACAGAATGGGCTATTGAAAGTGGTGAGTGGAAAAAAATTGTGCAAGCTTATTTAGCCTGTATGAGTTATGTAGATTACGAATTAGGTCGGGTTCTAGATGCATTAGAAAGTAGCAAATATGCTAATAATACTGTAATTGTTTTATGGTCAGACCATGGTTATCGTTTAGGAGAAAAAGGAACGTTTGCAAAACATGCCTTATGGGAAACGGCTACAAAAGCACCATTGATGTTTGCAGGACCTCATTTACCTAAAGGAAAGAAAATTGATGCGCCAGTTGAAATGTTGTCTATATACCCTACTTTATTAGAGTTAGCTAATCTTCCTGCTTACGAAAGAAACGAAGGTAAAAGTTTGGTGGGTATGATGAAGAATGATGAAGGAATAGAAGATACTTACGCACTTACAACTTACGGAATGAATAACCATGCGGTTAGAACAAACCAATACAGATACATTCAATATGAAGATGGTACTGAAGAATTTTATGACCATACAACCGACCCAAATGAATGGTATAACGAAGCCAACAATCCTAAGTACAAAGAAAAAATGGAAGAGTTAAAAGGATACTTGCCAAAAGAGAATTCAAAATGGGATTCAGAATCCAACTATACCTTTCAACCCTATTTTGTAGAGCAAAAAGCTCGTGTAAACGGAGAAAGCGTTAGACCTGTTAAAGTTATTGGAGCTGATAAGTAATGTAATTCAAAACAGGAAAGGAATAAAATGAAACTTAAATATTTTTTAGTTATAAAAATAGCAATATTAAGT contains:
- a CDS encoding sulfatase; translated protein: MKCTKLLFLVSLAFFSCKNEKTEVVNEEAAKPNVLFIAVDDLNNMIGPIDNFTNVKTPNFDRLADMGVTFTNAHVQAPLCGPSRASIMTGLRPSTTGIYGMTPDNSIRRPGNDATKDITFLPEYFEQNGYHTMGIGKLFHIHAPDSMFNESGGRVKGFGPYPKKRFVWDGRGKGIKGVHGKTNTDWGAFPENDTLMPDHDSANWAIKRLQRDYDTPFFLGLGFLRVHVPLYVPQKWFDMHPLDSIETPPYLADDLKDIPPVGLQINDLPMMPSTEWAIESGEWKKIVQAYLACMSYVDYELGRVLDALESSKYANNTVIVLWSDHGYRLGEKGTFAKHALWETATKAPLMFAGPHLPKGKKIDAPVEMLSIYPTLLELANLPAYERNEGKSLVGMMKNDEGIEDTYALTTYGMNNHAVRTNQYRYIQYEDGTEEFYDHTTDPNEWYNEANNPKYKEKMEELKGYLPKENSKWDSESNYTFQPYFVEQKARVNGESVRPVKVIGADK